In archaeon BMS3Bbin15, the genomic window AATTATCATAGTCTTAAAATGAATTTCATTATATTTAATATTACTATTAAAGTATCTCTGACAGGATGAATATCTGACCTCTCGGTACCGTAAACTGTTGTGACTGGAGCTTCTGATATCACAAAGTGTTTCCTTTTTGCCTCCAGTATCATAATATGTTCAAGAGCATAGCGATCAGCCCTCAATTCCAGCTCACCCACTCTATCTCCTCTTATAGCCCTGAAACCTGATTGTGGGTCTGTAATTTTCTGTCCTATTAACGAGCTCATGAGTAAAGAGGCAATTTTATTGGAAATCTTGCTGTTCAATGGCATTTTTGTTGCATCTTTGAGAAACCTTGACCCTATTACAAGGTCACTGTTCTCCAGTTTTTCAAGAAGTACAGGAATTTCCCCGGGAAGGTGCTGTCCATCACCATCCATTATTATAACCGCATCATAGCCTGAACATAACCTCAAACCTTCTCTTACCGCATTG contains:
- a CDS encoding undecaprenyl-phosphate mannosyltransferase encodes the protein MKICVIPAFNEERAIGGIVTKTSEYVDKIVVVDDGSVDKTSDIAGKAGAEVVRLDINTGKANAVREGLRLCSGYDAVIIMDGDGQHLPGEIPVLLEKLENSDLVIGSRFLKDATKMPLNSKISNKIASLLMSSLIGQKITDPQSGFRAIRGDRVGELELRADRYALEHIMILEAKRKHFVISEAPVTTVYGTERSDIHPVRDTLIVILNIMKFILRL